The sequence GACAAAGAAACTGAGGCAAAGTAAGTATTGTATTTTTGTAGTTGTACATGCATCATCCTCTCACCTCACGAACAAAATAAAAAGTGATAAAATAAACTACAAACACCCGTACTATCCCTCCTTTTCCAGTCAGCGAGCTCGACCGGGGCGCCCCCCTCCACCCAGGTCAAAGAGTGTACCCAGAGCAAAATCCCTTACAGAACACAAACAGAAGAGAATGAGAGAGCGATCACCTACCATTGATGTGACTACTCGAATTGCACATCAGGAGGGCAAGCTACCTAACACACAGAAGAGAACAATGAGAGAGCGATCACCTACCATTGATGTGACTACTCGCATTGCACATCAGGAGGGTAAGCTACCTAACACCATTACTTGCACAGGATTCCACATTGCGACTCTTTAATTATGCTTGTACACACATTTTTCTCTACAGATCTTCAGAACCGGCCGGCTCAACCGTCTACTAAACCTTCACTCAATCACTCAGTCCCTCAATCTCCTACCCATACCACACCCCCTTCAACTACGCCCCCTCCAACCACCCCGACTCGACTGTCTCCCCACGTTCCAATAGACTCTTTGGTGGACTTGAGTGAGGGAGTGGAGACCTCACTAGCTAATGAAGGCAGCCAAAACGAGAACGGAGCTCCAAAAACTAGTCCTGTTGGTAAGTTTTtgtcatgtacatatgtatgtAACGCAAGTAAAATATAGTTGAATCTGAGCAGTGTTCAGACCCCCTAAAACCTTGTAACAGCATATGCCGTTGTTGTCTGCCAGTAGTATgaatccataataattatcgtgaCTCGTATTGCAGTATATAATAATGCATAAAAGGTCTTGAAgagcattaattttgctatgTCCGTGTGCATGTtgcctataataattgtatgcaGAACCAACGCCCCCCCGTCCTTCGGTGCGAAGCCCACCTCCACCCCCCACCAGGAACTTAGAGAGCACACCCACCCGACACACCACCCCTCAACAGCCAGCAGTTATCCCAGTGCCACACGAGAATCCTTTAGTTTACAAAAACACATCATCCCCTGAAGAAACTCTGTCCAGCACACCAGCTGATGCATCCAATGTTACAGCTGATACTAACAGTCCCACAGCTGCGTCCAGCCCCCCTGTAATACCAGCACGCCCTTATATGCCGCCTAGACCATTTCCCCCTCGACCAAACTCTGGAAGCAAACGGGCCCCTGCCAAGCCAAAGAGATCAAATCATCCAAGTAAAAAAGTGGCGAAATCTCACACAGCAATAGATTTGTCTCCAAGGATGTCGCATGGCAAGCCTCCAAGGTCACATGACATGAAATCCCCACATAGCTTGGCACCCCAGTCACACGACAGTGCTGGCGGCAGCAAGGCTATAATGGCCTCTGTCGAAGTATCGCAAGTGGAGCCAGATACGCCGGAATACCCAAACACACCCACTCTATCAATAACAAACCACGATGTAGTTCAGTTTGGCTTCCCGTCTCATCCGAATAACAGCATCTCTGCAGCATCGCCAGACTATGATAGCTCACTTCCTGCTACTGTGGATGTTACGCAGTCAATGCCGGCCACACTGCCTCCTGTAGAGCGAGAGATAAGTGAGGAAGGTGCCACTGAAGGGAGGGACGAGGTGAGAAAACTAATTATGCTTTACTCATTTAAAACCTGAGTGCATTGGTCTAAGAGGCCTTTCGCTGAAAAGTGTTGAGCTAACCTGTGCATTAACGTACATGTGTACCGGGTAACACATGTATTTGTTGTAGTGTGTTTGTAGAGTTGTCATGGTCACAAGGACATCGTTGTGTATGTTGTACTTTTTCAACGGTGACATTGTTTAGCGTTATTAAGTTGGATATTTGGcccgtcataattatgatttagaTGAAATAATACATTTCAAAagtgtttgatgcttgcaacgATAATGGATGCCCTCGTAGTGTTGAGAATCAGACTTACTAATACTCAAATACAGTGAACTGGATTGTTTGAATTTGCAGGTAGCTGATTTGCAACCGTCCAAGTCTTCTTCACGGTTTAGAGGCAAGAAAATGTTCAGCTCAATGAAGAAAGGTATTAAAAGTTTGCGTCTTCCTCGTAAGCCCATTCGTGCAGATGAGGTAAACTCACAAAGGAGAAGGTCTGAGGGCAATGTAGGCATGAGCAGAAGTGAGGACTATCCAGGTACGTGTACATggtttaatatgttttgtgtccGATGAGTAACTGTAGTGGTAAGATCACGTGGTTGTTGTGCTTTTAAGTGCCACCATGAGTTCTGCATCCAGCCCGGTTAGCTCAGAGTCGTGGGTTTGAGCTCCACATTGGGCGATGGTAAAATTCTTTTGCTTTTATATCCTCCAAAAATGGATCAAAACTTgtcaactatagctataggtataggatataccacacctaaaaggaggatatgcacccatatatcctccgctaccgtgattactccgaggcggagtcgaggggtatgtaaccacggtagcggaggatatatagggtgcatatcctccgagtaggtgtggcatatctgacttataccacgtgaccgcagcactataaaaggacctccccctagcaacaattcaatcacgatgcagactgcaaaaaacaacaagactatgccggattttgcagccgtcaaagagctagtttccttggtccaagcgttgaccattcgacgtcgcttactggagttgcaagctcttcttggataaaatgtatctaaaccgcacccatggacccatggaagcttagccatcttgttggagagcaccttccgtgtttctgccgtcgctttgagttttagtaccgtcaagcaggctattttctctttgcttactttcttgaacaaatgaaaaaactaaaaacaacttgaaaactgtgcatgcctggggctgtatgctaatattctatatatcctacagctgttgaccaatgagatcaatttgtggtgacgtaagtgtggtatatatAACCTAGCTTGGTTAATCTCAGGGTAATGCGTTGTAACCCCACACTATATAGGTGTTTTATTTTTAATAGTCACCAATTTTTAATTTGCATCAAATTTCAACTTTAATATTCAATTAAGATGGTTCACATTCTTGGACTCTTTGATGTACATCATTATGCTTGTATTTGTTATTACTTGGTCCTTGTTCTCACCTGCAGACCCGCTTCCTCAAGGAATAATCGAGCCACTGGTAGTCAAGTGTGTGGCGTACCTCAACAGAGATGATGTGCTTGTGGAACAGGGCCTGTTCAGAATACCGGGAGACCTGGCTGCCATCAGGAAACTCAGGACTTCCTTCCTAAATGGTCAGTACTCGAGGGTATTGTTGTACAGTACGTTGTACTAGCTCTTCTTGTTGAATACTCGTCCTTTACTCgttatcattatcattatcTATATATACCCACATCaggctacatgtacctgcaggTGTTGATGTGGACCTTGGGGATGTGTTGGACCCTCACACTGTGTGTGGACTGCTCAAGCTTCACTTTAGAGAGTTGCGGGTGTCTATGATCCCTCGAGGACCACCCCTCGCTGAGCTCATTCACAATGTCAAGGAGAGAAATGTAAGTCATGTTCTCTTGCGTTGTGACGTTATTGTAACTcacttctgtttccaatcatgtacatgtgcgtGTGTAATCATGTTATTTCGCTGTTCACTTCAATTATTCAATTCCACTTATATAACTGAAACGGTTCGCTCTGTCTATACTTGTCAACTGTGGTCAGCATGTCTTTTTACAGATTACTGGTAATCAGGAAAGCCACCTCTCAGCTAtagtatacattgtatagtcGTATAGTTGATCATGCACTCACTGCCTTCGATCATTGTAATTATACAGGTTGATGGTGTGCATCAACTATTGAGTAAAATAAATGTCACTCACATAGCCACACTGAGAATCGTCACCGAAGTTCTGGCTAAGGTACGTAGGTTTATGTTCAGCTTTCACAACTTACATTAATTtgcatacaatgtataaaAATTGGTATCACACTCTGCAATTCCCCGGCCTTTCTTTTGTAGATAATTACCAAGATTGCTCATTCCCTATAGAATGCCAATATTacccaccctccacacacaccattaaAACGCCCACACCCAATTATGCAGGTGGTGTCCCATTCTGATGTAAACAGAATGACAGCTGGTACTCTGGCTACGTCGTGTGGACCATCTATATTCCCCTACCTACCACCTAGCAACGCCAACCAACTCCTCAAGTTTCTCGTAGACCACTGTCAGGAGATATTCGAAACCTAGCAACAACATACACAACAGAACTATATTTATCAATCAGTGTTTTTAGATTGTGAGATACCTTTATAATTTGCACCAACAGCGCTATATAAGGAGCACTTTTTACGAATTTTTTTTACACATTAAATTTTtacttttaataattataaagataaaattaataacaggATGATTGATCACTAAATTTAGCTAGTACGATGCTGCCTAGTTAGATCATAGAGCATGAGACTCTTCATCTCAGGGTCTAGTCTCGTGAGGGCCACATTGGACGTAACTTTTGCCCAATAGAAACTGAATTGCGACAAAATCACCATCCTTGGGATAGTGTATAGCCTGGTTAGCTCAGTCAGTAAGAGCATGGCTCTTAATCTTAGGGTCGTGGGTTCGGTACGAGCCCCACATCGAGACGAAACTTCATTTTGATTTTCCCGATTGAAACTAATTTGACAAAATCACCATACAATGCAACCACGCAGCCTAGTTTGGTTAGTTTACTAATCTTAGGGTCATGGGTTCGCATTGTGCGAAACTTTTGTTTGAATTGTGACAAAATCACCATTCGTTTAACCAGTTAGACTCTTAATCTCAGGGTCGTGGGTTCAAGCCCCACATCGGTGTGTTTGTAATTTTCCTGAATTGTGAcaaaattcaaaattaatCACCATTTGTTTAACGATGCAACCTGGTTAGCTCAGTCGGTAGAGCACGAGACTCTTTATAATTTCAGGGTCGTGGGTTCAAGCCCCACATGCATTGGGCGAAACGTTTTGTTTTTGTGACATAATTAAAAACATGAATACTTGTACTGTCACAGCAATGTTAGTCATGTTCGAGCCCTATACATTGGGTGAACATGCATTTAAAGGTAATTTGACCATCGCATCTTAAAAAAGTGTGATTGACTATAAGCACAAAAATCAATCCTTACACTAATAACAATGACCTATTCACCATAATAAACTATTGTTATAGACCAGAAAGTCCCAGACATTGCTCCATACAGTACTATCATTATAAATATACGTCATAGAGTTCTGTAGCGATGGTTGCAGCGTGCCCTTCTGGTATTCAAATAGACAGAGCACAATTCCCCACATCAGACCAGCAAACAGAGGGAATACGTTAAACTTTGGCTCAGGGAGGTAACCCTTCTTAACAGCCGTCCTCACCAGCCCAACAGAGACCCTTGAGAGTAGGTAGAGGTTCACCTAATGTTGATAGGAGCGGGGATCGAAGATACTGATTGAACACTTAACAAACAagtatcatataattattatccaacTGTACAGCAATTATACGTACCTCAGTGATTTAATGAAGCAAACGAATCGAAGGTACAgtagtgcaataattatgtatgtgcatgcatgcagtgcccAAAAGGGGCTGATGCATGCAGTCTGATAGATTGTTGATCCGACTCATACGTAGAGAAACATCACCATACCTGCATGTTGACTTTGTTGTTCTCCCCGAACACAGCATAACCCCCCATGAACGCAGCCAGGAAGTTTTGTAGTGGATGTGTTCGTCCAGTCACCCTCTGCATGATCAACATGAGGGTCTTGTAGATGGCTGTCAACATGGCGAGGTTCTTAGCATGCTGAAACGTGGCTCGAAGTATGAACGCAAACTTATCTTGCAGTCTGCAGGAAGTGGGCATAACTATTCGTTACATGGGGATAAGATCAATACTAATattacacatgtataattatagctagaacaATGGACCATCAGGCAAGCGTGTTATGAATGATTATAATTTAACTTTGTGACATTATGACAAGCCCCTGTCGAATATAAGCCAAATCTATACTATAACTACTATATGTAGTACTGGACAAGTGACTGGTATCAGCTCTTGCTTATACCGTATATCAGGTTTAAAATGCGAGGTTCTTTCGATTGAGAATTTCGCATAAATCGCAAACGAAATAGAGTGCAGAGTATGCGCACGTAATttgcaatagttagaaacaCAATCAGgcttgcatgtacagtgtcattcacattCAATCTTGCATTCTAAACCGTAAGTAATAATCGAATAGGTaactacgtacgtacatgtatcaatACCAACTACTTACGTTCCTTCGTGAAAGAGAAATGTCATCACTAAGGAGTGAGGGAATCGCACCTTCACACCATACCTGAGAGAATATAAATAGTAACAAAAATAACAATAATACATTAAATGTAACATTAAATGTAACATGGtaggaataattatgatttgacATTGTATGGAAGCCAATCATGGTGCTGGTTTTGTTGCAGCCCTGTACCTATACATTGcctcactataataattatactaacatgAATCCATTCCTGAGTCCCTTGATGATAGCCAGTAGAGGCCTGTAATGGGGGTTTAGCAGAATACTCTCCATATCTGCGGGAATGGAGAATATATGCATGTAGGTTGGGACCACGCTAGTCTAGCTTGCTAGATATCGTAATTACCTGATGTAATTACACAAGCACTTCTAGGCATAAAAAATTGCATAAAAAAGTGCGTTCACTACGTACAGCTAGTCTAGAGTGCAATCTTATAGGTACGTGGGTCAATTGACGGTTCAGGTTTAGTCTCTGTATTTACAGCTCCATCTATACAGTGAAGTAAGGTGCAGTGATTCCAGCCCCCCTCCTCTGATCACTAT comes from Halichondria panicea chromosome 3, odHalPani1.1, whole genome shotgun sequence and encodes:
- the LOC135333529 gene encoding mucin-2-like, with product MTEAVVSLLPQRPPPPNRTTSPVGVSNPAPKQLSEREDSFRFVDSRAKSKQKPQLSPTTKQKSSNQPLRSSSASPDHGFTIIDSKHSPLLERHSPTKVSVPPPRPHPPTRQNTTSEGRESGEAINGRGVSRQVSQPLDSVEVCVDGDAREGGEPVPVPLVDHPPPPSTKVSQPPARPQQPPMRQQSVTVTSTSSQSDVSEGGDRHNSVGKQPVKDEQVTETKAEDKETEANQRARPGRPPPPRSKSVPRAKSLTEHKQKRMRERSPTIDVTTRIAHQEGKLPNTQKRTMRERSPTIDVTTRIAHQEDLQNRPAQPSTKPSLNHSVPQSPTHTTPPSTTPPPTTPTRLSPHVPIDSLVDLSEGVETSLANEGSQNENGAPKTSPVEPTPPRPSVRSPPPPPTRNLESTPTRHTTPQQPAVIPVPHENPLVYKNTSSPEETLSSTPADASNVTADTNSPTAASSPPVIPARPYMPPRPFPPRPNSGSKRAPAKPKRSNHPSKKVAKSHTAIDLSPRMSHGKPPRSHDMKSPHSLAPQSHDSAGGSKAIMASVEVSQVEPDTPEYPNTPTLSITNHDVVQFGFPSHPNNSISAASPDYDSSLPATVDVTQSMPATLPPVEREISEEGATEGRDEVADLQPSKSSSRFRGKKMFSSMKKGIKSLRLPRKPIRADEVNSQRRRSEGNVGMSRSEDYPDPLPQGIIEPLVVKCVAYLNRDDVLVEQGLFRIPGDLAAIRKLRTSFLNGVDVDLGDVLDPHTVCGLLKLHFRELRVSMIPRGPPLAELIHNVKERNVDGVHQLLSKINVTHIATLRIVTEVLAKVVSHSDVNRMTAGTLATSCGPSIFPYLPPSNANQLLKFLVDHCQEIFET
- the LOC135333515 gene encoding peroxisomal membrane protein 4-like; translation: MESILLNPHYRPLLAIIKGLRNGFMYGVKVRFPHSLVMTFLFHEGTLQDKFAFILRATFQHAKNLAMLTAIYKTLMLIMQRVTGRTHPLQNFLAAFMGGYAVFGENNKVNMQVNLYLLSRVSVGLVRTAVKKGYLPEPKFNVFPLFAGLMWGIVLCLFEYQKGTLQPSLQNSMTYIYNDSTVWSNVWDFLVYNNSLLW